Genomic DNA from Theobroma cacao cultivar B97-61/B2 chromosome 3, Criollo_cocoa_genome_V2, whole genome shotgun sequence:
TACGATTGGCCAATATTACTCTGACCAAAAATGCCTGATCCACCACCTACAAAGCCAGCAACAATGTCATTATAGTCCGCACCATCAAAGAAAGCTCAATGATTTAATGATAATATTTATGATGAAAGTTCTCCTACCTGATTGCGTCTGACCAAAATTGCTAAAGCTGAAAGCACCACTAGTCTGAGCAGGCGGAGCTGGCTGAAAAGGTGAAGCAAAAGAGGGCTGCAAATACCGTGGGTCAAACTCCATAATTAAGGCTCAGAAACAGGTAAGAAAAGCATGCATGCTAACACAAAGACTCATGCATAAACCTAGAGAGGattattttgcaaattcaAACTAGCAAAACTCCAAAATTCATAAAGTTAGGCATAAATATTTTTcgtaaaatatttaaaacacaTTACAATCAACAAGTAATCATGATATTTAGCTAAATCAGTCCCCATGAAACCTGATCTTTAGAAGGCATAAACTATCCAGATAAGAGTATCAATTATGACTCTTCATTCAACAAAAAGATAGGCATCTGAATTGGGAAGACAAAAATCTCTTATTTAATTCTTTACTAATTCAACAATACAGAAGCAAATAGCTTACTCCTATCAGCTATCTAATCCTCTTCCCAGTCAATCATACACCACAGGGCTCAACTGTGGACAATTAGTTTGAATTCTCAattcaataaaagaaatacatGCAAATAATTCTGCATCCCTGCAACAGCATGATGAAAATGAACAGAAATAAAGCACTTAGATCAAAGTTGAAGACTAAAGCAACAACAGTATAGCTTCATTCTATAACCAAATGACTAAATGAGCAAAGGAGcataaatataaagaaaagaagaacgaTTGTAAAAATTTCATGAGTAACTTACAGTAGTTGGGCCAAAAGCAGCTGAGTTGCTAGAAGGAGCCAGCGATAGAGAGCTTGAAAACAAATTCCCACTAAACCCAGTGGAAGGTGTATTGAAAATGTTTGTTTGACCAAAGTTACTACTATTCTGTCCAAAGGTAGATGACACCTGCCCAAAAGCATTGCCAGTTTGCCCAATTGCTGGGGTAGAATTGAACAGAGGGGATGTCTGACTGCTGCTAAAATTTAAACCAGTAGCAAATGCTGGAGTTGTTGTGGGAGCTGCACCAGTACCAAAAATGGATggtgaagttgaaaatgaagGAGTGATGGATGAACTAAAAAGAGATGAACCAGTTCCAAATGTAGGAGTCGAAGAAGAACTAAATATTGAAGGTGTTGTTGACGAAGTTGGGCCAAAAAGGCTCGATGATGTTGATTGAAAAGGATTTGATGCAGTAGTTGAGGTTGTAAAACCTGTACTATTAAAGGATGGAGGTTTTATACTAAATGGATTGTTACTCGTGCCGGAAAAAGGATTTGCAGATGTTTGAccaaatgttgaagaagagaTAAAAGGACTTGTTGGTGCAGTTGACACACCAAAGCCAATCCCCCCAGAAGGCTGAGCAGCTGGCTGGGGTCCAcctgaattttcaaattaatagaGCAAGGTAATTAATGTCAAAACacagaaaagaagaatgatCAACATTCAGATTtttagaaatattttataaaggtACCTTTATCTCCCAATTGATAATCCTCCCATCTCAGCTCCTCATGACTTTTATCTTTGTATACAGGCATCGCTGATATTGACTCCAACTTTGCAGCTGGCTGTGTACCACTCCCACTATCTGCTTCAGTTGTAGGTGTGTAAGGCGCTACCCTACTTCCCCCACGTTGACCCCCAAAAGGTGACTGGCCAAAGCTGGTGCTTCCAAATGCTGGTGCAGAAGATTGGGCTCCTGCATTAGAACAcaatagaatttaattttatatatatatatgagaatCCTCGTACTCAAAAAGTGGAATGCAAATGCAAAGATACATTTTCACGCAAACTGTATAAGTGCTTTTAAAGtttataactaattatataaatttgatCACTCACCGAAAGGAGAACTCTGGGCTCCAAATGCAGTGGTTCCAAAAGGACTGCTACCAAATGCTGATGTTGATTGGGCAAAGGCTGGGCTGGACCCAAAGCTGAAGGAAGGAGTAGAAGATGCTCCAAAAGCAGGAGTGCTTGATGCACCAAAAGCAGGAGTACTGGAAGTGCCAAAAGCAGGAGTGCTTGATGCTCCAAATGTGCCTCCTGATCCAAAAACCGGGGCATTCGACACACCAAAGGCAGTTCCAGTGCTCCCAAATGCTGGACTTCCAGTTGAACCAAAGGCAGGGGTGCTCGTGGCACCGAAGGCAGGCGTGCTCGTGGCACCGAAGGCAGGGGTGCTTGTTGCTCCGAAGGCAGGGGTGCTCGTTGCACCGAAGGCAGGAGTACTGGAACCAAATGCAGACTGAGTTGAACCAAAAGGTGTGGAGGAACCAAATATACCACTACCAAAAGCAGGCTGTGATTGCTGCGCTGTGCTTCCAAAAGGACTTGATTGCGTGGGAGTAGACCCAAAGCCAAATGCAGGCTTCTGTCCAAAAACAGAAGATcctatcaaaacaaaaaaacagtTATCAGCTTAAAACTGAAGAAAAGACACCAAATGACCCAAAGCTATGACAAAAGAGTCAACACATGCATATAACTAAAAGCAGATTACCAAAAATTGgcaaattaaatgtttatcAGAAATAACAGCTGCTCCTTTTGGAAAAAGATGGCTCTCATTTAAGATCATATTTTGGTGatcaatgaaaaaggaaacaacCAAGCATGTTTCTTATGATGAAACATTAAGTTTCTTCCATCTCCACTTAATTAAAACTGcaattaattttaacatgAACATGATTATATAGGTAGGTACGTATGCATGTATATGTCTACCAACTCAATGATCTACACCACATGTATTAGAACACTAGGAATAAAGCGTcaaaaagtttcaaaaaacaaaaaggcatTTCAATCatctttattaatatatttaacaaGAACAGAAAGAATATGAAATGAAGGAGAACTAAATTGTAacaatagaaaagaaaaaacctacAGAAACACTTACCACcaaaagatgatgatgaactgcCAAAGGCAGTAGTAGAAGAAGATCCGAAAGCAGGTATGGAACTTCCAAAAGCTGGAGATGATGAGGCACCAAAGGCTGTTGTTGAGGAAAAGGGAGAAGAAGATTGCGCTGCGCCAAACACTCCAGTAGAAGTGCCCCCAAATATTGAACCCCCTGTTTGGGAGCCAAAAGGGGTTGGACTACCAAAGGAAGGTTTAGGTGCAAATGGATTGGTACTTGCATTGTTGGTCTGCCCAAACACAGACTGGGATGCAAATGGGCTACTTGATGATTGCCCAAAAGCTGCATGAAGAATTTCTAACATTTAATATAACTTTCCAAAAAGATTCACATGCAATAACAAATTTATTCTCAAAAAGGATGACATCTACATATAGGttaaaaataacaacaaaatttaaaCACTGATAACGCAACTAAAAGCATATATATCACAAACAAAGCACGATTAGTTGACCAATAACAAGCACAACAACTTTtctaattaaaagattataactAACAGCAAACCTAGAAGCTGAATAACCTACTAAACAGTTACCATGGAAGGCAGTGCTTTCAGGATAAGACTTTTACTGTAGTACAAATGCAGAAGAGAAAACcgccaaaaaagaaaaaaaaagattaacttaaaaaaatgaaaatattttctttgtatatCACAGCATACAACATAAGAATGCTTGTTGAAAAATTAAGCTATTCTTCAATatgaaaacaataaaaaatttggtaTTACACAATTCGTATATTAAAACTACTAGCCACAAGCTTCAAGTTTTCAAAGAATGACGGAAGCCATTATACATTCATCGAAACATCAGCTAAACAAATCGAATCATCCAAGTAAAGCACATATTTCCAGTAAACTTTGCAccagaaataataaaatgtaaGAGGAAGACTTACGGTTGGTTGAACCAAACATCTTCGCTTAAATAGTTCACCGGTCCGTAATCCCAaactaagaaaagaaattgaagcaGAAAGCAAATGAAACAAACAGAGAAACTAGAATAAGTATGCATATATAAATTCCACCGAATCCATGAGCAAATTGAATTAACATTGCAGAAATAAACTAAATGCCGTTAACATGATGGCATGAACCAAATTTGGATCCCTTTTTCCATTTAATTGCGTATCAAAAGAGTCGATTCTTAAGTGGAACTGCAAAACGCGATTGAAgttgaacttttctttttttccaaacaaaaagaaaattatccaAAGAGAAGAGTAGAAGAATATaccaggaaaaaaaaaagaaagtgttGAATGCTTCAATGAATCGCGAATAAAACCCTAGCCATTATATGTACGTGCAATTGCGAAacctacaaaaaaaaagaaagaaccaGCCTGTGTTATCGATCAGTGAAGCAGTGGAGTgcgaaagaaaaaaaataaagaaataaatgagaaattagGAGAATCGAACCTTTTGGGGTCGATCTGAATCGGGAATATGAAGAGAtggagagagagtggaagtTTATTGAGTCGGAGAAATCAGAGGAGAAAGGGTGGAAAGAGGGAGATAGACGCCCCCCGAATGACGAAAACACCCAAACGGAGGACAGTAATGGAGCAAAATAGGAGGGTTTGTAGGGTCGGGTGATCCGCGTAGCGTTGTTTTTAAGTCCTTGCAGGGGCGTAGCGTTATTTTGCAGCCCTAAAAAATCGATGTTCGAAGACTAAAACATTAATAAATTTGGTGATAAACTTTTTgtaattgaaatattaaacgATGGGGATATATTAGTAcattaattttaacaaaaaaggattaaaaattttttaatttgtatgtttagtatttttttttaccttatttatctttaaaagtaaaattcggactaaataagattttaaaaacatcttaaaaaaaattttaaaaaccaaatctaaaaaaataattttaagaaaggttattctctttttttaaaaatacgttagtttttataaacaaaatacgTTAGCTttttaaaaggtttttttcttatctattaaaaataatctcaATATTatcttatcaaaaaaaaaaatttatgatttattatcaattatacactttatgttatataaaaatactttttatatttttaaaattttatttaaaaaaaataaacttaaattttttcattgtgaataaaataatttgtgactaacaaaaagttatttattaaaaactgtaattttaaccaaaattagaaCTTATATAAGATGTTCTAGTATACAGTTTATCTTTagaaaaagttatgaaagtaaatttatcaaatagttttaccttcattttaaaaattattattttttataaaaaacttcataataattattaagttaaaaaaatacaagtcAAACAAGCTCTTAATAAGATTACTATtaacattaattaatcacctgtgttaacaaaatttaataaataaataaacaccctataaaaaatataactataaatagttttttatataatatttaaaaattttctaaattattttaaaatttttaaataatccattattcttttattatgttaaatcaaatctttatattttattttaaattaaataaactcttatgaCTTATGATGGActatagaaataaataattataaacaaccaatattaatcaaaatatcattcatcattttatacaACGTAACGTTGATGTGATATATTAACatgatatattataattttcacttttcacaTCAACATTATGTCAGTATTATATAGatataaagtaataaaatattttgattaatgataattaattcaATATCTACTAAGAAAGTACTTAGGTTAAATTTAACACgattttacttaaaaattGTTGAATACCATTAGTAGTAGAATTATGTTGTTGTTATCCAAATCTTGAATCATGTGAGACaatttattgtattttaaatatttttatgatttatttatccaaaaaccttttaatgatttctatttatttatcatgagaataaactaaaatattaaattaaataaaatatgatattgCATAATAAATTATCATGTTCAACAACTAAcaatttaacaaatttttattcattgatTAAAAGCATACACAAACCacataaagttaaatataaaaatcaaataatcaaacaatatatctacaaaataaatcaaaaagataaagacttataatttcaaaatattatttgacatgcaatattattttctattagttAAATTCTGTTTGGGTCTCAAACTATCAAATTagtcaaaaaataattaaacttgaagtattaaaaaacttaatttggactaaaaattatttacaattgaagcttaaataaaaattactgACAATTGAAGTTTAGATGAATTATTGTGAAATAATGAAAAACGCAGCTAATGACCAAATAAAGGAAACGTTATTGCAGGTCTCAAATAtaggatttgaatttttgtatTAAGAGAGTAGTTtaggttttgaatttttttaataaaaacttaaattatagaaggattttttttcatataatatttaaatattaatatataaattactttttgataaatttaaatttaacttaTAATCTTTGACTGCACTCCTtacaaaattgtaaaaaaattaataagtttattaatatattaattatataaaactCTAAATAAGTAGtataacaactaaatttttttctaagtGAGTGGTGTCATGTAACACCACTTATTTCAAAGATAGGTTTGTCATTTgttaatcataaaaacatatttgattaaaaataaaatacaataaattaattaaatataataaaaatatttatttaatttaaaaaaaaaatttaagaaaattttcaaatattatgtcatagattttttttatttcatcataataatatagttttatttcataaaatgcAATAATATGGTATGTCAAGATTTCGTAGTCCTAATACATAAAGAGGAGATCACTAGTTGATCAAATCGAATAAATCAATCAAACTAATTTGATTCACTCAtttcaatttgattgtttaatttttttttctagattAGTGAGATTggtataataatatattattttaattatttaaatatattttatatataataaatattgttatgttatttacaattttaccaTTCTTAATATTTGCTCCAAACCCCAAATCTTATCTTTAACACCCTCGGTCACACCCTATAGGGCCTATACCACTGCACAATTTGCTGTCCACCACCGCTAGTGCAAAACCACTATACTAATTATgtacaaaattttcaaaataaaatattttaaaaatttcttaaattgtttataaatatttaaataaatttatattttttattatgattgACTAACTcttgttaattaaaatgatgcttattattttttatgtcatATGAAACTAATGTGGCATAATTGTTGGTAACATAACATGTTAATATgatataattacattattataTGATAATTTCATCATTAATTACGACAAGTCAATATGTTATGTCAGTATcatgtaaatataaaataacaaatgtcAATTTAACTAAcgataattaatcaattattagtcataaagatttatttagtgtaaaacaaaaaatataaaaaattcattgaacacgataaaaaacaaaaaaaattatttaaagttttaaaaaatatttcattttttttaatattttgccAACCCTTTGatatataaaagaataaactTGTATGTGTAATGTAGgaggaaagagaaaaggaagctCTAAACATTAGCAAATACGTGTGATCATTAATAGATAAGTAGTtttatttgtctttttcttttaaaaaaagttgttgaaaaatattgttaaaaattattaaaagaattttaaagctaTAGACGAGTAGTtttatttgtctttttcttttaaaaaaattgttgaaaattttgttaaaagaatggtaaaaaaatatgaaaaccGATGAAATCAAACCAAccaaattttaatcaattttgattaatttgattctaTAAGGTAATTCGATCAATTCATATGGAAATGTCGATTTGTTTTTCATAAATCGATCTAATGCTTGACTTTAAAAACGttgaattaataattttttttttttagttttcctGGTtaagtaaaacaaaaaaatatgcaAGGTTTCATTGCCACGAGAACATTAATTAAAGCAAGAAATCACAAatctatgattttttttttttacatgtgACCAAAGATTTCATTAATTGATTTGGCAcatcaatttttatttcatgCACTATCATTAAGTGCTTATAATCATGAATTTCTCTTCCTATCATTTTTCCATCATTAACTTTTATGCACACCAATGCGTGATGGATAACTTTCCCTAAGGTGAGTCAATATGATATCTTTCATCAATACcaaaggaaaaataagaaaacacaACAGCAAATTGGATTTAGTCATAGTTGACAGAATTATTCCATAATTCATTTGACAACAAATTTAAATTGccaataatttaatataactATTAGGATTACTATTAGAATTGTTATAATTCTAAGAGCCATATCCCTCTTGAAAACTGATTATgtttaactaaattaattgtTAATAAGTTAACTTTTGGAACTTTATTCATggaaatattatatatatatatatgaaaattttttgtctttttaacAGATTAATTAATAACTGATGAAGATTGATAGACATTAAATCCACACGTCCAAAAGTAAAACCTTGGAATATTTACCAACAACACAGGCTGAAATTAGGAGTTATTCCGGGCCAATTGGGCTGAGGATACATGTTGCCCAAAATGCTAACAGCAAAGTGGACCAGTGATTTGTTAAAGGTATTTCTAAAGTTGCGAGATTATGGGCTTTAATCCATCCATCAAAGCTACAAGATTGCTAACCATACTTAACAAATCtctaatgttatttttttgacataatgtccgaaaatttttatataattttaaaaaaattattttcttattatatttaatcaagtatttataattttattttgaatcaaataagttttataattatgattgattaactatcattaattaaaatatcacttgtcattttatattggATAAAAATATCGTATAGTAATGTTATCATGCCATGTAATAATCTAATACGACATGTCAGCATGTCATGTCAGCGTCGtgtgatataaaataaaaaataatatttgagcTAATAATAGTTAATCAACTATTAGTTAtaagaacttatttaaattaaaataaaatataaagatttaattaaatgtaatcaaaaaataaaaatctatttgaatattcttgaataatttatgaatttttaaaaatattatatatatatattggtttaatatctaaaaaagctcttaaactatttaagaaaatttaaataagcttttatacttttattacgttcaatcaagaccttatatttttattttgagccaAATAAACcattatagttttattttgagtcaaataaatctttataattaatgattaatttagtcaaaatgtcatttattgttttatattacGTGACAGTGAcatgttaaaatattataattgatgatgagatagtttataaatatattataattgatgatgatatgacatactaatttgatatgataatatgaacatgtgatatttttcacCTTTCGTATCAATGGCATGTCACTATGTCAGTGTCGTGTAGATATAAAATGATGGTATTTTAACTATCACAATTAGGCTAACAATAGtcataaagatttatttgattttttaaaaataatttaaaagcttatttgaacattatgacatatttttttcatttcaaacttcTTGCAAAGTAAAACCTTAAATTTTGCGGTGAGAATGGGAAAGGAACAGAGGATGATTGGTATGATCTTCCTTCTTTAAGGAAAATGGTGGTCACCAAGCTACGATGATTCACAATGACAGATAGATAGAGAGAATGATGAAaagttttcaatttagtaACAATGCTACAAAACAAGGAGAACTTACAACATAGccatcaaattaaacaaaggaATAGAAAAGTTCTCAtgattcttttattttccatgTTTCTTAAAGTCTACAGAATGGAGTTATGTGTtgtttcaaaatataattcatGATAATGTCTAATTGGTTGCTATTGTAATTTAGTAATTCCGTCGATGTAAACAACTGGGCCTGCAATAGACATCGCAATATTTTATAAGATTTAAGCAGCAAGGTTttgccattttcttgttgtcGACTGCTGGTTTACCAAAGATACCGTTTCAATACACACAATTATAAGAAACCTGAACCTCGGCTACTCAAAGGTTCGATTAAAGGAAGAAATCAACTGATCAATATGGGGGCTCCAAGCAGTTCTAATGGAGTGCGTGGCAGAAAGAAGTCATCATCCAGAGGACACCATAGATTCGTGGGAGTTAGGCAGAGACCATCAGGGAGATGGGTGGCTGAGATCAAGGACTCCTTGCAGAAGGTCAGGCTTTGGCTTGGAACTTTTGATACTGCCGAGGAGGCTGCTCGAGCCTACGATGATGCTGCTCGGGCCTTGCGTGGAGCTAATGCGCGCACCAACTTCGAGCTACCCCAGTCAGCATCCAGTACGTGCGGCAACCGCGTCTCCTTGGATAACATGCAGCCTTTCTCGTTTGAGG
This window encodes:
- the LOC18605917 gene encoding nuclear pore complex protein NUP98A — translated: MFGSTNPFGQSSSSPFASQSVFGQTNNASTNPFAPKPSFGSPTPFGSQTGGSIFGGTSTGVFGAAQSSSPFSSTTAFGASSSPAFGSSIPAFGSSSTTAFGSSSSSFGGSSVFGQKPAFGFGSTPTQSSPFGSTAQQSQPAFGSGIFGSSTPFGSTQSAFGSSTPAFGATSTPAFGATSTPAFGATSTPAFGATSTPAFGSTGSPAFGSTGTAFGVSNAPVFGSGGTFGASSTPAFGTSSTPAFGASSTPAFGASSTPSFSFGSSPAFAQSTSAFGSSPFGTTAFGAQSSPFGAQSSAPAFGSTSFGQSPFGGQRGGSRVAPYTPTTEADSGSGTQPAAKLESISAMPVYKDKSHEELRWEDYQLGDKGGPQPAAQPSGGIGFGVSTAPTSPFISSSTFGQTSANPFSGTSNNPFSIKPPSFNSTGFTTSTTASNPFQSTSSSLFGPTSSTTPSIFSSSSTPTFGTGSSLFSSSITPSFSTSPSIFGTGAAPTTTPAFATGLNFSSSQTSPLFNSTPAIGQTGNAFGQVSSTFGQNSSNFGQTNIFNTPSTGFSGNLFSSSLSLAPSSNSAAFGPTTPSFASPFQPAPPAQTSGAFSFSNFGQTQSGGGSGIFGQSNIGQSPATQSAAVVQPVTITNPYGILPAMPQMSIGRAGTAPSIQYGISSMPVVDKPAPIRISPLLTSRYLSQRRIRLPARKYRPNNDSPKVPFFSDDEETPSTPKADAVFIPRENPRALVIRPTENWSSRASAEKASPLKDASTPVHENGKISDDGSNAEDEDKNPAANGIAKERIHPVRGNQKANGVHDDHSAQKEDSYMTLSGHRAGEAAIVYEHGADIEALMPKLRRSDYYTEPRIQELAAKERAEPGYCRRVKDFVVGRHGYGSIKFLGETDVRRLDLESLVQFNNREVIVYMDDSKKPPVGQGLNKPAEVTLLNIKCFDKKTGRQYTEGPKVEKYKEMLKRKAEDQGAEFLSYDPIKGEWKFRVNHFSAYKLEDEEEHYSETCAVSDC